Genomic segment of Bacteroidota bacterium:
CCACGGAAGGTGCAGCTTGATTCGTTGGATATGGTGGCGAGATACAACCACTATTTTGAGCAATGGAAAAACGACAAACTAAACGTCGCAAAAACGGATTCTCTTCGTGAAATAATTTGGACGTATGCTCACCATTTGAGGCGATATGGACAGCCTCAAGCCCTTGCTTTTCTAGATCAGGTTGCAATAGAGACTAGCGGCCAAATAGAACTACAAGCAGGCATCGGCTATACCAGAGCAGATGTGCTTAACCGACCTGGCACAAACCACGAAGTGCTTGCCCATAACAGAGCTCTTGTCTTGCACGCAATTAAAGTAATCCCCGAATGGCAAGAAAGAGCCTACATGCTGCTTTCCCAAATTTATGCCAATGCAATTGCGACGACACATCATGCGTATCCCAAGTCGTTCAAAAGATCAGATCTCACAGCGGCTGACCGCTTGATGTTCAATTTGGTCATAAATTACCTTGAACGTGCCATTGCTGTTCAAAAGTCGGGCGCATACAAAACAGGCTTCTCCTCCATCAAACATTACAACCAACTCATTGATCAATTTTATACCTTCCAGTTCACCAAAACTGACCTGGAAGCAATGGGACTTCAGCCTGGACAGCGGGTTTTGATAGATATGCATCCTTACGAATGGGTGCAGGACACAACGACAATTCGCCCAAGCCCATCAAATTAGCGCATCACATACAGAAGGCATGGCCAGTTTTTTACACAACGCAGGGTTCGAGAAACATACAACATGCGTCTAACAGCCTGAGTACGTTTGGCTTCACGTGTTTATTAGACGAATCGGTGCAAACCAAGAAGCTTTACTATGCGTTACAGTTTTCAGGCGCGAAAACGACATTCCAACCAGTATGGAGTAAGAGCCATTGCTTCTAAAGAACAATCAATTAAACGCCAAAACCTTTATTTTCACCTGCTGGATTGCAGCAGGAAGCCTTATAACATCTCCTGCCCTGGGACAACGTTGCGAAGATGTTTGTATCGATGATATTCGGTCAAGGCGTTCTGTAGATTTTCTCGTTGAAAACACACTTTCTATACCTGCATGGGTTTCTGTATCCATTGACTCCGAAAACATGCAAGCCGACGAGCGCCTTCCTTTTACTGCCATTTTCCCGCCAGATGCCAAAATGCCGGCGTTCAACCTATCGGTAGCAAATCCGTATCGCTCCTGGCGATATGAGTACAAGTTTGAATGGCGCGGCGCGGAAGGATATGGCGGTGAACATGACGATACCTACCAATATGGCATGCCTTACGCCACTGGCACGTCACACCGTGTAGTGCAGGCCTTCAACGGAAAATTTAGTCACCAGGGCAAAAATGCCATCGACTGGGGCATGTCGGAAGGCACGCACATCCACGCGGCACGTGAAGGACTGGTTATTTATGTAGAGGCTTCAAACAACAAGGGTGGCCCGGAGGAGAAATTTCGTGAGTTTGTGAACTATATTCTCATCCGGCACCCAGATGGCACCATTGGGGGGTACTACCACCTGCAGCAAAATGGCAACGCCGTTCAAATTGGTGACCGAGTAGCCCGCGGACAATTAATTGGGTACTCAGGCAGTACAGGGTATGCATCGGGACCCCATCTGCATTTTGAAGTCTATTATCGCAACAAGAAGGTTGACAAACGCACCATCCCCATTAGATTTGACAACGGCCAGGCATCAGGTATTTTATTACAAGAAGGCACACGTTACCGGGCCAGCAACTAGGCTTTGTCTGATTGGTCGAAAACAACCAGAGACAAAGCCGTATCCTGAGCGAATGCGGAGGATCATTCTAGCGTTTTTTCCAAGCACTGCCTAAACCCGTTACCCCTGGCATGACGATTAAAAACAAGTGGCTCTTTGCAGCCGGCATTTGCAGTTTGCTCGTAGCCATCCTGCATGTATTCATCATTATTGGCGGTGCTGAGTGGTACAGGTTTTTTGGTGCTGGTGAAGCATTTGCCCAAATGGATGAAGCCGGCTCCATCTATCCTGCGCTGGCCACGGCTGGCATCACGGTTGTGTTTGCGCTGTGGGCGGCCTACGGTTTCTCCGGGGCTGGCACAATCAGGCGTTTGCCCTTGTTGCGTATTGCACTCGTACTCATTGCCGGTATTTATCTCATTCGGGGCATCGGCGGAATTCCTCTTGTGCTCTTTGGCAGCGACGCCTACCTCCAGGAGTTGAGTGAAAGTCCAACCTTCCCGTTCGTCTCTTCTCTCGTCAGTCTCGCTTTTGGTGTGCTCTATACGATAGGCACAAAACAGATCTGGCAACAGCTTGGCGCAAGAGCCGGCGCAAGGCAAAACGTATAAACATCATCCAATAGAAGATCGCAGCATCTGCTAAACCGCCTTGTCCAAACTGGGCGCTGCGCCAAATTTCCTAGCGTATTCGCGGCTGAATTGCGTTGGGCTTTCATATCCTACCTGAAAAGCTGCACTGGCTACCGTAAATCCCTTGTCCATCAAAAGCCTGCGGGCTTCAATGAGGCGCATGTTTTTCAGGTACTGCAATGGGGTTGTCGCGGTCAGGGCCTTGAAGTGTTCATGGAATGAAGACGTACTCATGCCCGCAATGCTGGCCAACTCAGATACAGAATACGGCGCTGCAAAATCAGTCTTGATGTGTGCGATGACTTTCGCAAGCCGGCTTGCGTGGCTTTCCCGACGCAACAGTTGGCGCAACATAACGCCATGTTTTGCCAGCAACACGCGGAAATGAATCTCCCGAAGAATCAGCGGCATCAAAACACCTGCTTCATCAGGACGATGCACAAGGTCAAAAAGACGGGAGGCAGCATTAACAAGCGCTTCTTCCGTTTCGCCCACATGTAGTGCCCGCGATTGCGCTGCATCTAGCACAGCTTCTCCAACCTCATCATACAGGCTCCGCACAATTTGCATATCAAGCGAAATTACAAGCGCAAGGTATGGTTTTTCTGCGCTTGCATCTATGATCCGGGAAAACACAGGCACGTCATGGCTGACGATCAGCGACTCACCCGCCTCAAAGTATAGTTTGTGCGTCCCGACAACCGTTTCTTTGCTTCCCTGGAGGATCAGGCAGAGCAAAGGGTTATACAGGACTGCTTTCAGCGAAGTAGGCGCATGGCTTCGC
This window contains:
- a CDS encoding M23 family metallopeptidase codes for the protein MQADERLPFTAIFPPDAKMPAFNLSVANPYRSWRYEYKFEWRGAEGYGGEHDDTYQYGMPYATGTSHRVVQAFNGKFSHQGKNAIDWGMSEGTHIHAAREGLVIYVEASNNKGGPEEKFREFVNYILIRHPDGTIGGYYHLQQNGNAVQIGDRVARGQLIGYSGSTGYASGPHLHFEVYYRNKKVDKRTIPIRFDNGQASGILLQEGTRYRASN
- a CDS encoding AraC family transcriptional regulator; translation: MIGDNLIDRVRAFANSSGSAEGVSATPLPCLTVLRSHAPTSLKAVLYNPLLCLILQGSKETVVGTHKLYFEAGESLIVSHDVPVFSRIIDASAEKPYLALVISLDMQIVRSLYDEVGEAVLDAAQSRALHVGETEEALVNAASRLFDLVHRPDEAGVLMPLILREIHFRVLLAKHGVMLRQLLRRESHASRLAKVIAHIKTDFAAPYSVSELASIAGMSTSSFHEHFKALTATTPLQYLKNMRLIEARRLLMDKGFTVASAAFQVGYESPTQFSREYARKFGAAPSLDKAV